The following nucleotide sequence is from Cloacibacillus sp..
TTATATATAGTTTTTATTGGCTTTTTATTACGGTTATGACGGTTTTATCTTTTTATGTGACGGGAGCAGGGTTTTATTATGTTTAACAGCTCGTATGGAACGACGGTGATCATGGTCGCGATGGTCGCTTTGATCTGTATCTCGATACAGAAGTTTTTTAAAAAGTACCTTGAAAGCGACCAATACTACTATCTAAAAGATATAACGCTGGTGGGGGCGTGGGCTCTCTGCGGCATCTGGATGCCGGATGGCCCGCTGCGTATCACCGTCGCCGCCGGCGTCGCCTCGGCTTGCATCGGATTCTGTCAGCGGGCGACGAAGGGCAAAAATCTGTGTTTCCTTTATTTTCTCGTCGGCCTCGTCTTTTCTCTCTTCGGGCCGCGCATTGCCTTTATTGAATTCGCCAACGGAGAATACTATTACCTCTCGTACTTCGCCTCGGTCGCCATCAGCACCCTCTGGGTGGGGATATTCCCAATCTTCTTCCAGGAGATCGACGAAATACCGGGGCTCTGCGGCCTGCTGCTCACCGTGAGCTGGACGATGATCTCGGTCGTCATCCTCTCCTCTTCGCAGAGCCTTCACGACGCCTCGCAAATCTGTATGATCGGGCTCGTGCTGCTGCTCGTCTTCTGGAGCCGCCACATCTATGCCTACCGCCGGCTCACCGAGCCGCTCACAGGGCTTTGGGGCACGCTCTTCGCGGGGCTCTCGATCCTCGGCGTCAGCAAGGGGATAACCTTCTATACCCTCGCGCTGCTGCCGCTGGGCTTTTTCGCCCTGCCGATAACCGAGACTTCCATGGGGGTCATCAGCGCCGCCCTCTCCCCGCGCCCTACAGGAAACCTCATTCTCTACCGAAAACTCATCACGCGCGGCCATACGCACCCGGTCGCGATATATCTCGTTGTCACGGTCTGCGCCGTCCTTGGCTGCCTCGTCTCCGCGATCCAGCTCGGGATGCCGGACTTCCTCTATCTTCTGGCCGCCGTCGGCGGCATATCCGGGGTGATATGGGTGGTCTACACATTCAAATACAAGCGGGCGAAGATGAACGGCGAGTGCCGGAAGCCGGGACTCTGGGGAGTCACCGTCGACAACATCTCGCTCAACTACGCTCTTACTAAGGTTCAGCACTGGATAAAGACCGAACGTACGCCGCATATCATCGTTACCCCCGACGCGCTCGCGGCGCTGCGCAGCCGCACAGACGAAAACTACCGGCGCATAGTGCGCGGCGCGGGGCTTGTCCTGCCGGACGGCGCGGGGCTAATCGGCGCGCTTAAGCTTATCGGGACCCCTATACAGGAACGCATCCCTGGTGTAGAATTCACCGAACATCTTTGCCGCCGCGCCGCCTACGAGGGCTGGCGCGTCTGGATGCTCGGCGGAGCCCCCGGAGTAGCAGAAACGGCGGCGGAGAGACTCGCTGAGAAATTCCCCGGCCTTACGGTCTCCGGTACCTGCGACGGCTTCTTCAAACCTGAGGATACGGACGGTGTCTGCGCCGCGATACGCGGAGCGGAGACGGATATCCTTTTTGTTGGGCTCGGCGTGCCGAAACAGGAATACTGGCTTGAGGAATACCTCGGCAAGACCGGCGCTGTCGTCGGCATGGGGATCGGCGGCAGCATGGACGTCATCTCCGGCAGGCTGACGCGCGCGCCGAAGATATGGCAGAAGGTCGGCATGGAGTGGCTTTACCGCGTGATACAGGAGCCGTGGCGCTGGCGCAGGCTCACGAAGCTGCCGCTCTTCGTCTGGTATCTCGTTCTGACGTATCTGCATATCGACGGCTATAAAAATGACGATATAAAGGTCGATAAGTAGTTTATCCGTGAATTTAGCGATAAAGTGTGCTATTTTATAGTAGAAATTGAAAGGATTGATCCGTAAATGAAGATGGATAAGATAATCAAACAGGCTCAGAGAATGCAGGCGCAGATGGCGCTTGCGCAGGAGGAGCTGCAGAATGCGGTCCTTGAGGGCGCGGCGGGCGGCGGCGCCGTGAAGGCGACGGCCAACGGCCACGGCGATATCCTCTCCATCACGATAGATAAAGAGGTTGTGAATCCAGACGATGTGGAGATGCTTGAGGATCTCGTGCTTGGCGCCGTCAAAGAGGCGATCTCGAAATCGAAGGAGCTCTCAAACGACAAGATGAACTCTGTGACCGGCGGCATGGGCGGCTTACCAGGACTTATGTAGGGGCCGTAATTGTCTCTTCCAGGTCCCGTCCAGAAACTGATAAAACAGTGGAGCAAGCTGCCGGGCGTCGGTGAAAAAACGGCGCGCCGAATGGTCTTTCATCTGCTCA
It contains:
- a CDS encoding YbaB/EbfC family nucleoid-associated protein, with the protein product MKMDKIIKQAQRMQAQMALAQEELQNAVLEGAAGGGAVKATANGHGDILSITIDKEVVNPDDVEMLEDLVLGAVKEAISKSKELSNDKMNSVTGGMGGLPGLM
- a CDS encoding WecB/TagA/CpsF family glycosyltransferase, whose product is MFNSSYGTTVIMVAMVALICISIQKFFKKYLESDQYYYLKDITLVGAWALCGIWMPDGPLRITVAAGVASACIGFCQRATKGKNLCFLYFLVGLVFSLFGPRIAFIEFANGEYYYLSYFASVAISTLWVGIFPIFFQEIDEIPGLCGLLLTVSWTMISVVILSSSQSLHDASQICMIGLVLLLVFWSRHIYAYRRLTEPLTGLWGTLFAGLSILGVSKGITFYTLALLPLGFFALPITETSMGVISAALSPRPTGNLILYRKLITRGHTHPVAIYLVVTVCAVLGCLVSAIQLGMPDFLYLLAAVGGISGVIWVVYTFKYKRAKMNGECRKPGLWGVTVDNISLNYALTKVQHWIKTERTPHIIVTPDALAALRSRTDENYRRIVRGAGLVLPDGAGLIGALKLIGTPIQERIPGVEFTEHLCRRAAYEGWRVWMLGGAPGVAETAAERLAEKFPGLTVSGTCDGFFKPEDTDGVCAAIRGAETDILFVGLGVPKQEYWLEEYLGKTGAVVGMGIGGSMDVISGRLTRAPKIWQKVGMEWLYRVIQEPWRWRRLTKLPLFVWYLVLTYLHIDGYKNDDIKVDK